A genomic stretch from Candidatus Ishikawaella capsulata Mpkobe includes:
- the rpoC gene encoding DNA-directed RNA polymerase subunit beta', translated as MNDILDFFKKNNKIQEFDNIKISLASPEIIRSWSFGEVKKPETINYRTFKPERDGLFCSRIFGPVKDYECLCGKYKRLKHRGVICEKCGVEVTQTKVRRERMGHIELASPIAHIWFLKSLPSRISLLLDIPLRDIERILYFECYVVIEAGMTNLERCQILTEDQYLDSLEEFGDEFEAKMGAEAIQDLLKSMDLSKEFSQLHEDLNDTNSETKRKKISKRIKLVESFVHSGNKPEWMILNVLPVLPPDLRPLVPLEGGRFATSDLNDLYRRVINRNNRLKRLLDLSAPDIIIRNEKRMLQEAVDALLDNGRRGRAVTGSNKRPLKSLADMIKGKQGRFRQNLLGKRVDYSGRSVITVGPYLRLHQCGLPKKMAIELFKPFIYGKLELQGLATTIKAAKKLVEDEESIVWDILDEVIREHPILLNRAPTLHRLGIQAFEPILIEGKAIQLHPLVCAAYNADFDGDQMAVHIPLTLEAQLEARALMMSTNNILSPANGEPIIVPSQDVVLGLYYMTRDKINAQGEGMILKDAKEAENLYHSGLAALHARIKVRITEYTKINEEEFTQKTSIIDTTIGRAILWTIVPKGLPYSIVNNVIGKRSISTMLNRCYRLLGLRSTVIFADKIMYTGFAYAARSGASVGIDDMVIPPKKYDIISEAESEVSYIQEQFQSGLVTAGERYNKVIDIWAAANERIAKAMMENLSLDTVINREGNQEQQISFNSIFMMADSGARGSAAQIRQLAGMRGLMAKPDGSIIETPITANFREGLNVLQYFISTHGARKGLADTALKTANSGYLTRRLVDVAQDLVVIEYDCNTKEGLLMTSVMEGGDIKEPLCERVLGRVTAQDILKPGTNEVLIPQNTLLDESLCSILEEHSVDTLKVRSVVTCETNFGVCARCYGRDLARGHLINKGEAIGVIAAQSIGEPGTQLTMRTFHIGGAASRMATESSIQIKNPGKIKLENAKLVVNYANKKIIISRNVELKIIDNFGRIQENHKVPYGAILAKSDNEQVNAGEVVAHWDPHTIPIITEVKGCIRFVDMVEGQTITRQTDELTGISSIIVLDSSERTTIGKDLRPTLKIVDMYGHDVLVPGTEIPAQYFLPGGAILQLEDGVNINSGDILARVPQESGGTKDITGGLPRVADLFEARCPKEAAILAEMSGIVAFGKETKGKRRLLITPINDANNPYEDMIPKCRQLNIFEGEYVEKGDVISDGPESPHDILRLRGIQEVTHYIVNEVQGVYRLQGVKINDKHIEIIIRQMLRKATILTPGDSNFLEGEQVEYSRIKISNSKLKANGKVGATYRRDLLGITKASLATESFISAASFQETTRVLTEASVAGKYDELRGLKENVIVGRLIPAGTGYSYHQSRIMRKRKKALSRSRLITTGSGSITANEASANLTALLNANVDDKNIK; from the coding sequence GTGAATGATATACTTGATTTTTTTAAAAAAAACAACAAAATACAAGAATTTGATAATATTAAAATATCTTTAGCTTCACCAGAAATTATTCGTTCTTGGTCTTTTGGAGAAGTAAAAAAACCAGAAACGATTAACTACCGTACTTTTAAACCTGAACGTGATGGTTTGTTTTGTTCACGTATTTTTGGTCCGGTAAAAGATTATGAATGTTTATGTGGTAAATATAAGCGTTTAAAACACCGTGGAGTGATTTGTGAAAAATGTGGTGTCGAAGTCACTCAAACTAAAGTACGTCGTGAACGTATGGGACATATTGAATTAGCCTCACCAATTGCACATATTTGGTTTCTAAAATCATTACCTTCTCGTATAAGTTTATTATTAGATATACCGTTAAGAGATATAGAGCGCATATTGTATTTTGAGTGTTATGTGGTTATTGAAGCAGGTATGACTAATCTGGAAAGATGCCAAATTTTAACTGAAGATCAGTATTTAGATTCTTTAGAAGAATTTGGTGATGAATTTGAGGCCAAAATGGGAGCTGAAGCGATTCAAGATTTACTAAAAAGTATGGATTTATCTAAGGAATTTTCTCAATTACATGAAGATTTAAATGACACTAATTCTGAAACTAAACGTAAAAAAATTAGTAAGCGCATCAAATTAGTAGAATCTTTTGTTCATTCTGGTAATAAACCAGAATGGATGATCTTAAATGTTCTTCCGGTACTCCCACCAGATTTGCGTCCTCTGGTGCCACTAGAAGGTGGTCGATTTGCTACTTCTGATCTAAATGATCTTTACCGTCGAGTAATTAATCGTAATAATCGTTTAAAAAGATTATTAGATTTATCTGCTCCTGATATTATTATACGTAACGAAAAACGTATGCTTCAAGAAGCAGTTGATGCACTGTTAGATAATGGGCGTCGTGGTCGTGCCGTTACAGGATCAAATAAACGTCCGTTAAAATCACTAGCAGATATGATAAAGGGTAAACAAGGAAGATTCCGTCAAAATCTATTAGGTAAGCGAGTTGATTATTCAGGTCGCTCTGTCATTACTGTAGGTCCATACTTACGTTTACACCAATGTGGACTACCTAAAAAAATGGCTATAGAATTATTTAAACCTTTTATTTATGGTAAGCTTGAATTACAGGGTTTAGCTACTACAATTAAAGCAGCTAAAAAACTGGTAGAAGATGAAGAATCAATAGTATGGGATATACTTGATGAAGTAATTCGTGAACACCCTATTTTATTAAATCGTGCCCCAACTTTACATCGTTTAGGTATTCAAGCATTTGAACCGATTTTAATTGAAGGAAAGGCAATTCAGTTACATCCATTAGTATGTGCAGCCTATAATGCAGATTTTGATGGTGATCAAATGGCGGTTCATATACCATTAACATTAGAAGCACAATTAGAAGCACGTGCGTTAATGATGTCTACTAATAATATCCTCTCTCCTGCAAATGGCGAACCCATAATTGTTCCTTCTCAAGATGTTGTGCTCGGTCTTTATTACATGACCAGAGATAAGATTAATGCACAAGGAGAAGGCATGATATTAAAAGATGCAAAAGAAGCAGAAAATTTATATCATTCTGGTTTAGCTGCCTTACATGCTCGCATTAAAGTTCGTATTACCGAGTATACTAAAATTAACGAAGAAGAATTTACTCAAAAGACTAGTATAATTGATACTACAATTGGTCGTGCCATCTTATGGACAATAGTACCTAAAGGTTTACCTTATTCAATAGTTAATAATGTTATAGGGAAAAGATCTATTTCTACCATGCTGAATAGATGCTATAGACTCTTAGGCTTGAGATCCACTGTTATTTTTGCTGACAAAATTATGTATACTGGATTTGCTTATGCAGCACGTTCAGGTGCCTCAGTTGGTATTGATGATATGGTGATTCCCCCGAAAAAATACGATATTATTTCCGAAGCTGAATCAGAGGTTTCATATATTCAGGAACAGTTTCAGTCAGGTTTAGTTACTGCTGGAGAACGTTACAACAAAGTTATTGATATATGGGCCGCAGCCAATGAAAGAATTGCCAAAGCTATGATGGAAAATCTTTCTCTTGATACGGTTATTAATCGGGAAGGCAATCAAGAGCAACAAATATCATTTAACAGTATTTTTATGATGGCGGATTCGGGTGCACGGGGTTCAGCCGCTCAAATTCGTCAATTAGCTGGTATGCGTGGTCTTATGGCAAAACCAGACGGTTCAATTATTGAAACCCCTATAACGGCAAATTTTCGTGAAGGTCTAAATGTACTTCAATATTTTATTTCCACTCATGGAGCACGTAAAGGTCTAGCTGATACTGCATTAAAAACAGCAAATTCTGGCTATTTAACCCGTCGTTTAGTTGATGTAGCTCAAGATTTAGTGGTAATTGAATACGATTGTAATACCAAAGAAGGTCTTTTGATGACTTCTGTCATGGAAGGGGGGGATATCAAAGAACCATTATGTGAACGTGTATTAGGTAGAGTTACAGCTCAAGATATATTAAAACCAGGTACTAATGAAGTTTTAATACCTCAAAATACTCTTTTAGATGAATCTTTGTGTTCTATTTTAGAAGAACATTCTGTTGATACATTAAAAGTACGTTCGGTAGTAACATGTGAAACAAACTTCGGTGTTTGTGCTCGATGCTATGGAAGAGATTTAGCTCGGGGTCACCTTATCAATAAAGGTGAAGCGATTGGAGTAATAGCGGCACAATCTATTGGTGAACCCGGAACGCAATTAACTATGCGGACGTTTCATATAGGTGGAGCAGCATCGCGTATGGCAACTGAATCGAGTATTCAGATCAAAAATCCCGGTAAAATCAAATTAGAGAATGCTAAATTAGTAGTAAATTATGCTAATAAAAAAATAATTATTTCTCGCAATGTAGAATTGAAAATAATTGATAATTTTGGTCGTATACAAGAAAACCATAAAGTTCCTTATGGGGCTATTCTAGCTAAAAGTGACAATGAACAAGTAAATGCTGGAGAAGTAGTAGCACATTGGGATCCCCATACTATACCTATAATAACTGAAGTAAAAGGTTGTATTCGTTTTGTAGATATGGTTGAGGGACAAACAATTACACGTCAAACAGATGAGTTAACCGGTATTTCTTCTATAATAGTTCTAGATAGTTCAGAACGTACGACAATAGGCAAAGATTTACGTCCTACATTAAAAATAGTTGATATGTATGGTCATGATGTATTAGTTCCTGGCACTGAGATACCAGCTCAATATTTTTTACCTGGAGGTGCTATTCTTCAATTAGAAGATGGAGTTAACATTAATTCAGGTGACATATTAGCACGTGTTCCCCAGGAATCTGGGGGTACCAAAGATATTACAGGAGGTTTACCACGAGTAGCTGATTTATTCGAAGCTAGGTGTCCAAAAGAAGCTGCTATTCTAGCAGAGATGAGTGGTATTGTTGCTTTTGGTAAAGAAACTAAAGGAAAACGGCGTTTGCTGATTACCCCTATTAATGATGCTAATAATCCGTATGAAGACATGATTCCTAAATGCAGGCAGTTGAATATTTTTGAAGGTGAATATGTTGAAAAAGGTGATGTTATATCGGATGGACCTGAATCACCACATGATATTTTGCGTTTACGTGGTATTCAGGAGGTAACACATTATATAGTTAATGAAGTACAAGGTGTCTATCGTTTACAGGGTGTAAAAATTAATGATAAACACATTGAAATTATTATTCGCCAAATGTTACGTAAAGCTACTATTTTAACACCAGGCGATTCAAACTTTCTGGAAGGAGAACAAGTAGAATACTCTCGTATCAAAATATCTAATAGTAAACTAAAAGCTAATGGTAAGGTTGGAGCTACTTACAGAAGAGATTTACTCGGGATTACTAAAGCATCTTTGGCTACCGAATCGTTTATTTCTGCAGCTTCTTTTCAAGAAACCACACGTGTATTAACAGAAGCCTCAGTTGCAGGAAAATACGATGAGTTACGTGGTCTGAAAGAAAACGTTATTGTAGGTCGTTTAATTCCTGCGGGTACTGGTTATTCTTATCATCAATCCCGTATAATGCGTAAACGTAAAAAAGCATTATCTAGGTCTAGGTTAATAACTACAGGGTCAGGGTCGATAACTGCAAATGAAGCTTCAGCTAATTTAACAGCATTATT